The following coding sequences are from one Microtus pennsylvanicus isolate mMicPen1 chromosome 1, mMicPen1.hap1, whole genome shotgun sequence window:
- the LOC142832016 gene encoding leukocyte immunoglobulin-like receptor subfamily A member 5 isoform X1 has product MTIAFTALLYLGLSLIPMTYVAAEIMGKPTLRAQPGSVMTRGMQLTISCEGTSSAQEYYLYKEGSPDPWRRQSPLEHGNKAEFFFPSFHPNEAGRYRCYYRTHTGWSERSDFLDLMVTGFYRKPSLSARPSPVVRFGKNVTLECISQLGYDGFSLTKEEQQKISWTLDSQYIYSKNNVRALFSVGPLTSGHRRTFRCYGYYLDKPQVWSEPSDPLELLVSVCVVGVPIWTGHTKPSYFCFDQLWIFIIILICRNRCFFDEETQKCLRPPANHKTCQKPQ; this is encoded by the exons ATGACTATTGCCTTCACTGCCCTGCTCTATCTTG GACTGAGCCTGATCCCCATGACCTATGTAGCAGCAG AAATTATGGGCAAACCCACACTTAGAGCTCAGCCAGGCTCCGTGATGACCAGAGGCATGCAATTGACCATTTCATGTGAGGGAACCTCGAGCGCTCAGGAATATTATCTCTATAAAGAGGGCAGTCCAGATCCCTGGCGACGACAGAGCCCTCTGGAGCATGGGAACAAGGCCGAGTTCTTCTTCCCGTCTTTTCATCCGAACGAAGCAGGGAGATATCGTTGTTACTATAGGACCCACACTGGCTGGTCAGAACGCAGTGACTTTCTGGACTTGATGGTGACAG GATTCTACAGAAAACCCAGTCTATCAGCCCGGCCCAGCCCAGTGGTGAGATTTGGAAAAAATGTAACTCTCGAGTGTATCTCACAGCTTGGATATGATGGGTTTTCTTTGACTAAGGAAGAACAGCAGAAAATCTCTTGGACCCTAGACTCACAGTACATATACTCTAAAAACAATGTCCGGGCACTGTTCTCTGTGGGTCCTCTGACCTCCGGACATAGGAGGACATTCAGATGCTATGGCTATTACTTGGATAAACCCCAGGTGTGGTCAGAACCCAGTGATCCTTTGGAGCTCCTGGTCTCAG ttTGTGTTGTAGGAGTACCCATTTGGACTGGGCACACCAAGCcatcttatttctgttttgaccagttgtggatttTTATAATCATCCTCATCTGTAGAAACAgatgcttctttgatgaggagaCACAG AAGTGCCTGAGACCACCAGCCAACCACAAAACATGTCAGAAGCCACAATAG
- the LOC142832016 gene encoding leukocyte immunoglobulin-like receptor subfamily A member 5 isoform X4 — protein MTIAFTALLYLGLSLIPMTYVAAEIMGKPTLRAQPGSVMTRGMQLTISCEGTSSAQEYYLYKEGSPDPWRRQSPLEHGNKAEFFFPSFHPNEAGRYRCYYRTHTGWSERSDFLDLMVTGFYRKPSLSARPSPVVRFGKNVTLECISQLGYDGFSLTKEEQQKISWTLDSQYIYSKNNVRALFSVGPLTSGHRRTFRCYGYYLDKPQVWSEPSDPLELLVSGFPVSCLRLGDFLPQVTRPWSSSNERYLARFKVNRSQCYI, from the exons ATGACTATTGCCTTCACTGCCCTGCTCTATCTTG GACTGAGCCTGATCCCCATGACCTATGTAGCAGCAG AAATTATGGGCAAACCCACACTTAGAGCTCAGCCAGGCTCCGTGATGACCAGAGGCATGCAATTGACCATTTCATGTGAGGGAACCTCGAGCGCTCAGGAATATTATCTCTATAAAGAGGGCAGTCCAGATCCCTGGCGACGACAGAGCCCTCTGGAGCATGGGAACAAGGCCGAGTTCTTCTTCCCGTCTTTTCATCCGAACGAAGCAGGGAGATATCGTTGTTACTATAGGACCCACACTGGCTGGTCAGAACGCAGTGACTTTCTGGACTTGATGGTGACAG GATTCTACAGAAAACCCAGTCTATCAGCCCGGCCCAGCCCAGTGGTGAGATTTGGAAAAAATGTAACTCTCGAGTGTATCTCACAGCTTGGATATGATGGGTTTTCTTTGACTAAGGAAGAACAGCAGAAAATCTCTTGGACCCTAGACTCACAGTACATATACTCTAAAAACAATGTCCGGGCACTGTTCTCTGTGGGTCCTCTGACCTCCGGACATAGGAGGACATTCAGATGCTATGGCTATTACTTGGATAAACCCCAGGTGTGGTCAGAACCCAGTGATCCTTTGGAGCTCCTGGTCTCAG gattcccagtatcctgtcttaggttgggggatttcctgccacaagtcacccgtccttggagctcctcaaatgaaaggtatctagcgagatttaaagtaaacagatcacagtgttacatttaa
- the LOC142832016 gene encoding leukocyte immunoglobulin-like receptor subfamily A member 5 isoform X3, whose product MTIAFTALLYLEIMGKPTLRAQPGSVMTRGMQLTISCEGTSSAQEYYLYKEGSPDPWRRQSPLEHGNKAEFFFPSFHPNEAGRYRCYYRTHTGWSERSDFLDLMVTGFYRKPSLSARPSPVVRFGKNVTLECISQLGYDGFSLTKEEQQKISWTLDSQYIYSKNNVRALFSVGPLTSGHRRTFRCYGYYLDKPQVWSEPSDPLELLVSVCVVGVPIWTGHTKPSYFCFDQLWIFIIILICRNRCFFDEETQKCLRPPANHKTCQKPQ is encoded by the exons ATGACTATTGCCTTCACTGCCCTGCTCTATCTTG AAATTATGGGCAAACCCACACTTAGAGCTCAGCCAGGCTCCGTGATGACCAGAGGCATGCAATTGACCATTTCATGTGAGGGAACCTCGAGCGCTCAGGAATATTATCTCTATAAAGAGGGCAGTCCAGATCCCTGGCGACGACAGAGCCCTCTGGAGCATGGGAACAAGGCCGAGTTCTTCTTCCCGTCTTTTCATCCGAACGAAGCAGGGAGATATCGTTGTTACTATAGGACCCACACTGGCTGGTCAGAACGCAGTGACTTTCTGGACTTGATGGTGACAG GATTCTACAGAAAACCCAGTCTATCAGCCCGGCCCAGCCCAGTGGTGAGATTTGGAAAAAATGTAACTCTCGAGTGTATCTCACAGCTTGGATATGATGGGTTTTCTTTGACTAAGGAAGAACAGCAGAAAATCTCTTGGACCCTAGACTCACAGTACATATACTCTAAAAACAATGTCCGGGCACTGTTCTCTGTGGGTCCTCTGACCTCCGGACATAGGAGGACATTCAGATGCTATGGCTATTACTTGGATAAACCCCAGGTGTGGTCAGAACCCAGTGATCCTTTGGAGCTCCTGGTCTCAG ttTGTGTTGTAGGAGTACCCATTTGGACTGGGCACACCAAGCcatcttatttctgttttgaccagttgtggatttTTATAATCATCCTCATCTGTAGAAACAgatgcttctttgatgaggagaCACAG AAGTGCCTGAGACCACCAGCCAACCACAAAACATGTCAGAAGCCACAATAG
- the LOC142832016 gene encoding leukocyte immunoglobulin-like receptor subfamily A member 5 isoform X2 encodes MTIAFTALLYLGLSLIPMTYVAAEIMGKPTLRAQPGSVMTRGMQLTISCEGTSSAQEYYLYKEGSPDPWRRQSPLEHGNKAEFFFPSFHPNEAGRYRCYYRTHTGWSERSDFLDLMVTGFYRKPSLSARPSPVVRFGKNVTLECISQLGYDGFSLTKEEQQKISWTLDSQYIYSKNNVRALFSVGPLTSGHRRTFRCYGYYLDKPQVWSEPSDPLELLVSEVPETTSQPQNMSEATIVSQPQDHTVENIIRMGVSGLILTLLGILLFEACYSRRRP; translated from the exons ATGACTATTGCCTTCACTGCCCTGCTCTATCTTG GACTGAGCCTGATCCCCATGACCTATGTAGCAGCAG AAATTATGGGCAAACCCACACTTAGAGCTCAGCCAGGCTCCGTGATGACCAGAGGCATGCAATTGACCATTTCATGTGAGGGAACCTCGAGCGCTCAGGAATATTATCTCTATAAAGAGGGCAGTCCAGATCCCTGGCGACGACAGAGCCCTCTGGAGCATGGGAACAAGGCCGAGTTCTTCTTCCCGTCTTTTCATCCGAACGAAGCAGGGAGATATCGTTGTTACTATAGGACCCACACTGGCTGGTCAGAACGCAGTGACTTTCTGGACTTGATGGTGACAG GATTCTACAGAAAACCCAGTCTATCAGCCCGGCCCAGCCCAGTGGTGAGATTTGGAAAAAATGTAACTCTCGAGTGTATCTCACAGCTTGGATATGATGGGTTTTCTTTGACTAAGGAAGAACAGCAGAAAATCTCTTGGACCCTAGACTCACAGTACATATACTCTAAAAACAATGTCCGGGCACTGTTCTCTGTGGGTCCTCTGACCTCCGGACATAGGAGGACATTCAGATGCTATGGCTATTACTTGGATAAACCCCAGGTGTGGTCAGAACCCAGTGATCCTTTGGAGCTCCTGGTCTCAG AAGTGCCTGAGACCACCAGCCAACCACAAAACATGTCAGAAGCCACAATAG TCTCACAGCCTCAAGATCACACAGTGGAGAATATCATTCGGATGGGTGTTTCTGGTTTGATTCTCACACTACTCGGGATTTTGCTGTTTGAAGCTTGCTACAGCAGGAGAAGACCTTGA
- the LOC142832016 gene encoding leukocyte immunoglobulin-like receptor subfamily A member 5 isoform X5, whose protein sequence is MTIAFTALLYLGLSLIPMTYVAAEIMGKPTLRAQPGSVMTRGMQLTISCEGTSSAQEYYLYKEGSPDPWRRQSPLEHGNKAEFFFPSFHPNEAGRYRCYYRTHTGWSERSDFLDLMVTEVPETTSQPQNMSEATIVSQPQDHTVENIIRMGVSGLILTLLGILLFEACYSRRRP, encoded by the exons ATGACTATTGCCTTCACTGCCCTGCTCTATCTTG GACTGAGCCTGATCCCCATGACCTATGTAGCAGCAG AAATTATGGGCAAACCCACACTTAGAGCTCAGCCAGGCTCCGTGATGACCAGAGGCATGCAATTGACCATTTCATGTGAGGGAACCTCGAGCGCTCAGGAATATTATCTCTATAAAGAGGGCAGTCCAGATCCCTGGCGACGACAGAGCCCTCTGGAGCATGGGAACAAGGCCGAGTTCTTCTTCCCGTCTTTTCATCCGAACGAAGCAGGGAGATATCGTTGTTACTATAGGACCCACACTGGCTGGTCAGAACGCAGTGACTTTCTGGACTTGATGGTGACAG AAGTGCCTGAGACCACCAGCCAACCACAAAACATGTCAGAAGCCACAATAG TCTCACAGCCTCAAGATCACACAGTGGAGAATATCATTCGGATGGGTGTTTCTGGTTTGATTCTCACACTACTCGGGATTTTGCTGTTTGAAGCTTGCTACAGCAGGAGAAGACCTTGA